One Gimesia aquarii DNA segment encodes these proteins:
- the lepB gene encoding signal peptidase I — MAKKTDKVKSKKLPVEQTEKKRDESEKARGRHNEIRDTLESIIIALVFAFVFRAYSAEAFVIPTGSMAPTLYGRHKELSCAECGVKYAVGASDELIGKSGYYDSDKKVTGAYCPNCRYYTDLRNAHPFTGDRIIVNKFPFDFGDPDRWDVIVFKYPEEAQTNYIKRLVGLPGEEIQISRGDVYARRNEKEPFQILRKDNLEKQLAVQQLVYDDDYPPREILNYDWPERWSPMAQVSPNETKFQNLKKSAWEIDSEARAYQFQGSSLAADIRNLQWLRYQHIVPRQSEWELLEENPELFKQTMQSSPPQPRLINDYTAYNDYSGGLSKGIFKYDAAFWVGDLTVSFDVEIQTNEGEFFVELMRGDRHYRVRFDIKTGQAKLYYVEDFPNPKPVEVELTTAETVLKGKGSHSVMFANVDQRLCLWIDGSEVSLENKTEYKPPVSPAPRDGDLAPVGIAGVNVDFVVSHLLLRRDIYYRSVEYYQNQEYSGDRSHLWELLWDPAAWSRQYEDHRQQVRFEKMADDEFFVLGDNSARSADSRLWDNKRKAERRHAVPRSALVGKAFMIYWPHGIPFLNDGRGYSPNVGPLKRFFYHQTSPGSYPKDPYAKLSFPFYPNFSRMKRIR; from the coding sequence ATGGCAAAAAAAACTGATAAAGTAAAATCGAAAAAACTTCCAGTAGAACAAACTGAAAAAAAGAGGGATGAGAGTGAAAAGGCCCGCGGCCGACATAATGAAATTCGTGATACGTTAGAGTCAATCATTATTGCCTTGGTATTTGCTTTTGTATTTCGTGCTTATTCAGCAGAAGCGTTCGTGATTCCAACGGGGTCAATGGCACCAACGTTGTATGGTCGTCATAAAGAATTGAGTTGTGCCGAGTGTGGTGTGAAATACGCCGTGGGTGCCAGTGATGAACTGATCGGAAAATCTGGATATTATGATTCAGATAAAAAAGTTACGGGAGCTTATTGTCCCAACTGCCGATACTATACTGATCTTCGGAATGCGCATCCCTTTACAGGGGACCGGATTATCGTCAATAAGTTTCCTTTTGATTTTGGAGACCCTGATCGCTGGGATGTGATCGTCTTTAAGTACCCGGAAGAAGCACAGACAAATTACATCAAGCGATTGGTTGGATTACCTGGCGAAGAAATTCAGATTTCCCGGGGAGATGTCTATGCCAGAAGAAATGAAAAAGAGCCATTTCAGATTCTTCGCAAAGACAATTTGGAGAAACAACTGGCAGTTCAACAGTTAGTCTACGACGATGATTATCCACCTAGAGAGATCTTAAATTATGATTGGCCTGAGCGCTGGTCACCCATGGCTCAGGTTTCGCCCAATGAGACGAAGTTTCAGAATTTGAAAAAGTCTGCCTGGGAAATTGATTCTGAAGCACGCGCTTATCAATTCCAAGGTAGTTCCTTAGCTGCGGATATCAGAAATCTTCAATGGTTACGCTATCAACATATTGTCCCGCGTCAATCTGAGTGGGAACTACTTGAAGAAAACCCTGAGCTATTTAAGCAGACGATGCAGTCCTCCCCGCCTCAACCACGCTTAATCAATGATTATACAGCCTACAATGATTATTCAGGTGGCTTATCGAAGGGAATTTTTAAATATGACGCCGCCTTTTGGGTCGGTGATTTGACAGTCAGTTTTGATGTTGAAATTCAGACGAACGAAGGCGAATTCTTTGTTGAACTCATGCGGGGAGATCGCCATTATCGGGTGCGCTTTGATATCAAGACAGGTCAGGCAAAGTTATATTATGTAGAAGATTTTCCTAACCCAAAGCCCGTTGAAGTTGAGCTGACAACTGCGGAGACGGTTTTGAAAGGGAAGGGATCACATTCGGTGATGTTTGCTAATGTTGATCAGAGGCTCTGTTTGTGGATTGACGGTTCGGAAGTAAGTTTGGAAAACAAAACAGAATATAAACCACCGGTTTCTCCTGCACCTCGCGATGGTGATCTTGCTCCCGTAGGAATTGCGGGGGTCAATGTTGATTTTGTTGTTTCTCATTTATTGTTACGACGCGATATTTATTATCGTTCTGTTGAGTATTATCAGAATCAGGAATATTCTGGCGATCGGTCACACCTCTGGGAATTACTTTGGGATCCGGCAGCATGGAGTCGACAATATGAAGATCATCGTCAACAGGTACGATTTGAGAAAATGGCAGACGATGAGTTTTTCGTGCTGGGAGATAACTCGGCGCGCAGTGCAGATAGTCGTCTTTGGGATAATAAGCGCAAGGCCGAGCGGCGACACGCGGTTCCTCGCTCTGCACTGGTTGGAAAAGCGTTCATGATTTATTGGCCGCATGGCATTCCGTTTCTGAATGATGGTCGTGGCTATTCACCAAATGTAGGACCATTAAAGAGGTTTTTCTATCATCAAACTTCGCCGGGTTCCTATCCCAAAGATCCTTATGCTAAGCTATCATTTCCGTTTTACCCTAATTTTTCCAGAATGAAACGAATTCGATAG
- the lptB gene encoding LPS export ABC transporter ATP-binding protein — translation MALLECVGLVKDYPGKRAVDGVDFYVERGEIVGLLGPNGAGKTTTFRMACGMVAPTKGRVYLEETDVTSWPMYKRARQGMGYLPQDESVFVKLSIEQNIYAILEFLDLNRKQRRETVDHLLDQFGLTTKRKQIASTLSGGERRRLEIARCLASSPELILLDEPFTGIDPVTIHDIQDIIADLRDSGISILLTDHRERETLTITDRSYIISAGQVLVSGDAETVLSDESAQALYFGKRFDKGSIIEGREAFGTRISEQDAA, via the coding sequence ATGGCATTGCTGGAATGTGTCGGTTTGGTAAAGGATTATCCTGGGAAACGGGCTGTCGACGGTGTCGATTTTTACGTGGAACGCGGCGAAATTGTGGGGCTCTTAGGGCCGAATGGTGCTGGTAAGACAACAACTTTTCGAATGGCATGCGGGATGGTTGCTCCTACCAAGGGACGCGTTTATCTTGAAGAAACAGATGTGACTTCTTGGCCGATGTATAAACGTGCTCGACAGGGAATGGGATATTTGCCACAGGATGAGAGCGTTTTTGTAAAACTTTCGATCGAACAGAATATCTATGCGATACTCGAATTTCTGGATTTGAATCGCAAGCAAAGACGCGAGACTGTAGATCACTTACTTGATCAATTTGGACTAACAACAAAAAGAAAGCAGATTGCGTCTACACTTTCAGGTGGTGAAAGACGACGTTTAGAGATCGCGCGTTGTTTAGCAAGTTCTCCTGAATTGATTTTACTGGATGAACCGTTCACGGGAATAGATCCGGTAACAATTCATGACATTCAGGACATTATTGCTGATTTACGAGATAGTGGTATTTCAATTTTGTTGACCGACCATCGCGAACGTGAAACGTTAACCATTACCGATCGCAGCTATATCATTAGTGCCGGTCAAGTGCTGGTAAGCGGAGATGCGGAAACTGTTCTTAGTGATGAATCAGCTCAAGCGCTATATTTTGGCAAACGCTTCGATAAAGGATCGATTATTGAAGGGCGAGAAGCCTTTGGTACACGCATCTCAGAGCAAGATGCGGCTTAA